A single window of Plasmodium reichenowi strain SY57 chromosome 14, whole genome shotgun sequence DNA harbors:
- a CDS encoding hypothetical protein (conserved Plasmodium protein, unknown function), translated as MRLYSKKKRKCNINFIDIELEAFIFGCFLYSWNDILTNNIIYKKCNNNKDEKIKNNNNNNNKINYNVVNNKKKKLTTLKSSGVNKRNFSSIKNNKKNITTNHIFYNCSAKNKIINKSNSKNYVNYCNKYNEHISCSINTDFQIKHNIDINALNDKLLYFVKINFCLNNKDFNIFCNLYHFYKHIKEDKKNEETKLLNSFFKHKVVKCGKKFKNGCTNKEDIKGHSQNEKNDNMYDGIANKCDDHKYNIHDYHKYDKYDDHKYDKYDDHKYNKHDDHKYDKYYDHKYNIHDDHKYDKYDGHKYNIHDDHKYNIYDDHKYNIHDDHKYNIHDDHKYNIHDDHKYNIHDDHKYNINDDHLTYDKHDNVLNGPYNNSYQERGKLHRNSKNNKNVRTKKHVNCFFCDIYINKNNFDDSTKMEKFIHSCMNKVYANKKCNLMNKCIINIKTFDDNFIHSTTIERLFCFIYTHMDKNLIFFWFNFLKVLLNVTIDKHLMIKIFFFFCKKNFLLSSFFHSEENIINHEFFSKNLSINKPSNNFILDIMKPYKCQNITNLILNNNFVLLQNLLDYFYMICSTRNMSFYDNFFLNIQMINFIYPVQLNVFHFYYMKLYKKFNHQRHLYHERINSKPILFYSNTSNINILMKKKKQNITKHNYNEKKQKKTKLIPSLDNSAIHNSDKSKNIYINNTKEFTNNYTNSILSISKNNLNNQMSYLNNKMITNEGNYQNHATSHSRYNYEKIYTRYTNFIIGKNCNMMNTHFNHFNITYLNKKGKIIYNRFNIKGFITEQINKYFYKDYKPNYITTTTKKKKKKKKIPAQVRKQYINRYFYEQLFSRKEKSLIKNVVAYFKRTYEILNKYIGMNRLEKQSNMFYFLFDALPTLKRKSSIKNILEPYICTIFSSYEFMDIYNFIENLKRLYTLKNNKKGNNSIRIKEQHPCLRFLNDLQGLNYIYNNLRGDYLMLMQNVYQEIKGENNKKMNNNKFYDNSLKYNMLDNNTYNGNILNNNQIIKCNKSTIHKLIRNEKTDIYKHVSIYKFSSNLINIQHNLFNIYLECNLLNKAYELVMSDFDFSFSLTEEIIFLYKIYLIELKKKNILHSFEILNIAFDKCYVLLKKYLCNPTSFKLLSVISIHFSHMLFNYPYLSKFLTFLPCQKIKFIKNNILMNENIKMEHYNNMFYEKNYFNYFNMYDNNNNNNNNNNNNNNNNNNNNNNNNNNSNNSSNKNNYLDDKNVKKINENKEDNHYYQPKEFINKNNFNLYPTYMEHTHNYLQLLGNKEKKKGVHDYSNHVNKEPYNDISMDCYKCINADNYKHMDIDNYKYMDIDNYKHMDVDNYKHMDIDNYKHMDVDNYKHMDIDNYKHMDIDNYKHIDIDNYKHIDIDNYKHINKESYNDTYNYYKELRTCNTSYNNIQSDDHYDNNLKRVDTNNEVLLLSNDILKYDISNDNNIDKNKTNSYNDMKKRNDSTCNDNDNNNDYINFLNNKSDYNFLNKYDYFHMNKILKVFNFIFNLLECTLHNNDVSIFNYNKDTTYTFDERVYKNELILDNNNNENKNITNIRNYIKEIVYKIELYFTSIKNKYVQRFENIQDIQNMENAADEQYVKNVVKDIDRSRFRNLLHDSKLNKSLKYNDQYNSFFSFEFLYLAYICSNSFPDNISKNYKNLLFKNFNFNEIWLTSHQIKIKIFISLMYMSLYEINSMNLGEFFIEILKIILQRFYNNLDYNDIQIIQYIFLNISNDTLFSCYNMIDDIKDIIRKIPQISNKEFFYVYNLYETKNILQNYQNNLNKGDTKDKFINRLLNYLIKKKYEIENKKQHLKEIHNIVNNDINEKKKLCNTLGTNGTINNNMTNKMDEYILKDHMHDISNDSYDKQWKETMLQVDILKEKQIIIHNQTKDTTNLYMQDNILYDNLSEHVYANQTYKEFKDLKHLKELEQFEQFEQFEQYEEFEEFEELFPNNNTYTFDFFLTEKCLEKNDFVFFKKCNKGKHQNNYSDQHPCGSSFFFNMLNHLKECDTDGKKKKKKKKLKMKGEKKLKMKEEKKLIMEGEKKLKMKEKKKLKMKEKNKLNMKEEKKLKMKEEKKLKMKEKKQNKTLDEHIVTTKKNKYLPNVDDDINKKYKLIWNYFKINKEIYIDNFIDEKVESIINIQKYGYKLNYYENTKVEYYQHYSFQKHFNIPEEISETYSVLIALNRSIRDNNFFLSFENNNYVNTCLNLLYIIDLYMEFKSNIFNKPFYFIKNLIIMCANISFSKELTIIYINALIRFCLFELRMDNLFISANILIEILNNFEKIKNYKNLLGIIFYLCGYILLQHLDYNSQEQCYEENKNALIDEYNYYVLMKKNYINTFQKIKMEKSNLKKEASNNKKKKNYFDQFLKHSSTELYNLNNTPLFFQENGKNTFSSKKEKVKDKMMDHYAKGKLNGHLNGHLNEHLNEHLNENLDEHLNEHLNEHLNEHLDEHLNEHLNEHLNEHLDEHSYSNQPSNKNNSNLGTYIYLQNVDMEDCIKKNNENCYLRTKGVEKITDDFSMNEKKNNTFVKKKSGRKLIPLIKNQIKITDYFSNIKNEKSYDMSYDNMYVSDNIRMNNASYMHVNKKRKKSSYILCEDAILDKKPYYSEKSTSTKRNEYPYLYDEINKKQFFLFLICFYINQALYYWSNDGDAIGIANGVQQKKRINDSFFFLMSSYKYFYKSSLYLSKQINIHEYKSPFFNYSLFNTYYQFYIYYKTIFMKCNNENIINLVKYNNYY; from the coding sequence atgagACTATATAGtaagaaaaaaaggaaatgtaatattaatttcatAGACATAGAATTGGAGGCTTTTATATTTGGATGTTTCTTATACAGCTGGaatgatatattaacaaacaatataatatataaaaaatgtaataacaacaaagatgagaaaataaaaaataataataataataataataaaataaattataacgtggttaataataaaaagaaaaaattgaCTACTTTAAAAAGTTCAGGAGTTAATAAAAGGAATTTCTCCtctattaaaaataataaaaagaatataacTACAAaccatattttttataattgttcagcaaaaaacaaaataataaataaaagtaactcaaaaaattatgtaaattattgtaataaatataatgaacaTATATCTTGTAGTATAAATACAGATTTTCAAATTAAACataatatagatattaACGCATTAAATGACAAACtcttatattttgtaaaaattaatttctgtttaaataataaagactttaatatattttgtaatctatatcatttttataagcatattaaagaagataaaaaaaatgaagaaacCAAACTACTCAACAGCTTTTTTAAGCATAAGGTTGTCAAATGTGGAAAAAAGTTTAAAAATGGTTGTACTAATAAAGAGGATATAAAAGGACACTCACAAAATGagaaaaatgataatatgtATGATGGTATAGCTAATAAATGTGATGATCATAAGTATAATATACATGATTATCATAAGTATGATAAATATGACGATCATAAGTATGATAAATATGACGATCATAAGTATAATAAACATGACGATCATAAGtatgataaatattacGATCATAAGTATAATATACATGATGATCATAAGtatgataaatatgatGGTCATAAGTATAATATACATGATGATCAtaagtataatatatatgatgatCATAAGTATAATATACATGATGATCATAAGTATAATATACACGATGATCATAAGTATAATATACATGATGATCATAAGTATAATATACATGATGATCAtaagtataatataaacgATGATCATCTTACATATGATAAACATGATAATGTTTTAAATGGACCATATAACAATTCATATCAAGAAAGGGGAAAATTACATAGAAACTCCAAgaacaataaaaatgtaagaacaaaaaaacatgtgaattgttttttttgtgatatatatataaataaaaacaattttGATGATTCCAcaaaaatggaaaaatttatacattCATGTATGAACAAAGTATATGCTAATAAAAAATGCAATTTGATGAACaaatgtattataaatataaaaacgtttgatgataattttattcattCAACTACTATAGAACgtttattttgttttatatatacacatatggataagaatttaatttttttttggtttaattttttaaaagttttattaaatgttACCATAGATAAACAtttgatgataaaaatattttttttcttttgtaaaaaaaattttttactATCTTCATTTTTCCATTCAGAAGAAAACATAATTAATCATGAATTTTTTAGTAAAAATCTGTCCATAAATAAACCatcaaataattttatattagaTATCATGAAACCATACAAATGtcaaaatataacaaaccttattttaaataataattttgtcTTATTACAAAATCTTCTagattatttttatatgatatgtTCTACTAGAAATATGAGCttttatgataatttttttcttaatatacaaatgataaattttatatatcctGTACAACTTAACgtttttcatttttattatatgaagctatacaaaaaatttaatCATCAAAGACATTTATATCACGAAAGGATTAATTCTAAAcccattttattttacagCAACACAAGTAacataaacatattaatgaaaaagaagaaacaaaatataacgaaacataattataatgaaaaaaaacaaaagaaaacCAAATTAATACCATCATTAGATAATTCAGCGATTCATAATTCTGATAAATCgaaaaacatatatattaataacaCAAAGGAATTTacaaataattatacaaattCCATTTTATCTATTTCTAAAAATAATCTTAACAATCAAATGTCGTATCTaaataacaaaatgatTACAAATGAGGGAAATTATCAAAATCATGCAACTAGCCATTCTCgatataattatgaaaaaatatatacacgTTATACTAATTTCATTATTGGTAAAAATTGTAATATGATGAATACACACTTCaatcattttaatattacatatcttaataaaaaaggtaaaattatatataaccgttttaatataaaaggtTTTATTACTGAAcagataaataaatacttTTATAAGGATTATAAACctaattatataacaacaacaacaaaaaaaaaaaaaaaaaaaaaaaaaataccTGCACAAGTCAGGAAGCAATATATTAATCGCTATTTCTATGAACAGCTATTTTcaagaaaagaaaaatcattaataaaaaatgtcgttgcatattttaaaagaacATATGAgattttaaataaatatataggGATGAATAGATTAGAAAAGCAGAGTAACATgttttactttttatttgatGCTTTACCAACattaaaaaggaaaagcAGCATTAAGAATATATTGGAGCCTTATATTTGTACGATATTTTCAAGTTATGAATttatggatatatataattttattgaAAATTTGAAGCGATTATATACtttaaagaataataaaaagggGAACAACAGTATACGTATAAAAGAACAACATCCGTGTTTAAGATTTTTGAATGATTTACAAGGgttaaattatatttacaataaTTTAAGAGGTGATTATTTAATGTTAATGCAGAATGTGTATCAAGAGATCAAAGgagaaaataataaaaagatgaataataataagttttatgataatagtttaaagtataatatgttggataataatacatataatggtaatattttaaataataatcaaataataaaatgtaataaaagTACGATTCATAAATTAATAAGGAATGAAAAAActgatatatataaacatgtgtctatatacaaattttcatcaaaccttataaatatacaacataatttatttaatatatatttggaatgtaatttattaaataaagcATATGAATTGGTTATGTCGGATTTtgatttttctttttcattaactgaagaaataattttcttatataaaatatatttaattgaattaaaaaaaaaaaacattttgcattcttttgaaatattaaatatagCTTTTGATAAATGTTATGttttgttaaaaaaatatttatgtaatccaacatcatttaaattattatcagTTATTAGTATTCATTTCAGTCATATGTTATTTAATTATCCTTATTTATCAAAATTTCTAACTTTTCTTCCATGtcaaaaaattaaatttattaaaaataatatactCATGAAtgagaatataaaaatggagcattataataatatgttcTACGAAAAGAATTATTTCAACTACTTTAATATGTatgacaataataataataataataataacaacaacaacaacaacaacaacaacaacaacaacaataataataataataacaatagtaacaatagtagtaataaaaataattatttagaTGATAAGAatgtgaaaaaaattaacgAAAATAAGGAGGAcaatcattattatcaaccaaaggaatttattaataaaaacaattttaatttatatccCACTTATATGGAACACACacataattatttacaaCTTCTAggaaataaagaaaaaaaaaaggggGTTCATGATTATTCTAATCATGTAAATAAAGAACcttataatgatataagTATGGATTGTTACAAATGTATAAATGCAGATAATTATAAACACATGGATAtagataattataaatacatgGATATAGATAATTATAAACACATGGATGTAGATAATTACAAACACATGGATATAGATAATTACAAACACATGGATGTAGATAATTACAAACACATGGATATAGATAATTACAAACACATGGATATAGATAATTACAAACACATAGATATAGATAATTACAAACACATAGATATAGATAATtacaaacatataaataaagaaagtTATAATGATacttataattattataaagaGTTACGGACATGTAACACttcttataataatatacaaagTGATGACCATTATGATAACAACCTTAAGAGGGTGGATACAAATAATGaagttttattattatcaaatgatattttaaaatatgatataagtaacgataataatatagataaaaataaaacgaattcttataatgatatgaaaaaaagaaatgataGTACTTGTAATGATAACGATAACAATAATGATTACATTAATTTTCTTAATAATAAGAGtgattataattttttaaacaaatatgattattttcatatgaataaaatcTTAAAAgtctttaattttatttttaatctCTTAGAATGTACACttcataataatgatgtatctatatttaattataacaaaGATACTACATATACATTCGACGAAAGggtatataaaaatgaattgATATTagacaataataataatgaaaataaaaatattactaatataaggaattatataaaagaaattgtatataaaattgaattatattttactagtataaaaaataagtatGTTCAACGTTTCGAAAATATTCAAGACATAcaaaatatggaaaatgCTGCAGATGAAcaatatgtaaaaaatgttGTTAAAGATATAGATAGAAGTCGATTTAGAAATTTATTACATGACTCgaaattaaataaatcattaaaatataatgatcaatataattcttttttttcttttgaatttttatatttagcatatatatgttcaaATTCTTTCCCAgataatatttcaaaaaattataaaaatttactttttaagaattttaattttaatgaaATATGGCTAACGAGtcatcaaataaaaatcaaaatattcatatcaTTAATGTACATGTctttatatgaaataaattcAATGAACCTAGGGGAATTTTTTATTgagatattaaaaataatactaCAACgcttttataataatttagaTTACAATGATATACAaattatacaatatatatttttaaatatatctaatgatacattattttcttgctataatatgattgatgatataaaagatataattaGAAAAATTCCACAAATAAGTAATAAGGAGTTcttttatgtatataatttatatgaaacgaaaaacattttacagaattatcaaaataatttaaacaAAGGAGACACAAAAGATAAGTTTATAAATAgattattaaattatttaatcaaaaaaaaatatgaaatagaaaataaaaaacaacatttaaaagaaatacaCAATATTGtgaataatgatataaatgaaaagaagAAACTATGTAATACGTTAGGTACAAATGGTAccataaataataatatgactaataaaatggatgaatatattttaaaggATCATATGCATGATATATCAAATGACTCATATGATAAACAATGGAAAGAAACCATGTTACAAgttgatatattaaaagaaaaacaaattattatacataatcAAACTAAGGATACTActaatttatatatgcaggataatattttatatgacAATTTGAGTGAACATGTTTATGCAAATCAGACGTATAAAGAGTTCAAAGatttaaaacatttaaaaGAGCTCGAACAATTCGAACAATTCGAACAATTCGAACAATACGAAGAATTCGAAGAATTCGAAGAGCTTTTTCCAAATAATAACACATACACTTTTGATTTTTTCTTGACTGAAAAATgtttagaaaaaaatgactttgtgttttttaaaaaatgtaataagGGAAAAcatcaaaataattattctGATCAGCATCCTTGTGGAAGctccttttttttcaacATGTTGAATCATTTGAAAGAATGTGATACGGATGggaagaaaaagaagaaaaaaaaaaaattaaaaatgaaaggagaaaaaaaattaaaaatgaaagaagaaaaaaaattaataatggaaggagaaaaaaaattaaaaatgaaagaaaaaaaaaaattaaaaatgaaagaaaaaaacaaattgAATATGaaggaagaaaaaaaattaaaaatgaaagaagaaaaaaaattaaaaatgaaagaaaaaaaacaaaacaaaacatTAGATGAACACATCGTgacaacaaaaaaaaataaatatttaccAAATGTAGATGATgacataaataaaaaatacaaattaatatggaattattttaaaataaataaagaaatatatatagacaACTTTATTGATGAAAAGGTAGAATCCATTATAAACATCCAAAAATATggatataaattaaattattatgaaaatacCAAAGTAGAATATTATCAACATTATAGTTTTCAAAAACATTTTAACATACCAGAGGAAATATCAGAAACATATTCCGTTTTAATTGCCTTAAACCGAAGTATAAgagataataatttttttttatcttttgaaaataataattatgtaaaCACATGCttgaatttattatatattatagatTTGTATATGGAATTTAAATCgaatatatttaacaaaccattttattttattaaaaatttaataataatgtgtGCAAATATAAGCTTTTCTAAAGAATTaactattatatatattaatgcCCTTATACgattttgtttatttgaACTAAGAATGGATAATTTGTTCATTTCAGCCAATATACTTATTGAAATATTAAACAATTTcgaaaaaattaaaaattataaaaactTACTAGGAATCATTTTTTACCTGTGTGggtatattttattacagCACCTCGATTATAATAGCCAAGAACAATGTTATGAAGAGAACAAAAACGCCTTGATAGAcgaatataattattatgtgcttatgaaaaagaattatattaacacatttcaaaaaataaagatggAAAAAAGCAACTTGAAAAAAGAAGCttctaataataaaaaaaaaaaaaattatttcgACCAATTTTTAAAGCATAGTAGCACTGAAttgtataatttaaataatacaccattattttttcaagaaaatggaaaaaataCTTTCAGTAgtaaaaaggaaaaagtAAAAGACAAAATGATGGATCATTATGCAAAGGGGAAATTAAATGGACATTTAAATGGACATTTAAACGAACATTTAAACGAACATTTAAACGAAAATTTAGATGAACATTTAAACGAACATTTAAACGAACATTTAAACGAACATTTAGATGAACATTTAAACGAACATTTAAACGAACATTTAAACGAACATTTAGATGAACATTCCTATTCAAATCAGCCGAGTAATAAGAACAATTCCAACTTAggtacatatatatatctacaGAATGTGGATATGGAAGACtgtataaaaaagaataatgaGAATTGCTATTTAAGAACGAAGGGTGTAGAGAAAATTACAGATGATTTCTCTatgaatgaaaaaaaaaataatacatttgTAAAGAAGAAAAGTGGACGTAAATTAATTCCTTTAATAAAGAaccaaataaaaataactGATTATTTTTcgaatataaaaaatgaaaaatcTTATGATATGTCTTATGACAATATGTATGTATCAGATAACATTCGAATGAATAATGCATCCTATATGCatgttaataaaaagagaaaaaaaagtagttatatattatgtgaAGACGCAATTTTAGATAAAAAACCATATTATTCAGAAAAAAGTACAAGTACCAAAAGGAATGAATATCCTTACCTGTatgatgaaataaataagaaacagttttttttatttttaatttgtttcTATATAAATCAGGCTTTATATTATTGGTCAAATGATGGAGATGCCATTGGAATAGCGAATGGAGTTCAACagaaaaaaaggataaacgattcttttttttttctcatgtcgtcttataaatatttttataagtcttctttatatttatcaaaaCAAATCAATATACACGAATATAAATctcctttttttaattactcattatttaatacatattatcaattttatatatattacaagactatatttatgaaatgtaataatgaaaatataataaatttggtcaaatataataattattattag